One window of the Trifolium pratense cultivar HEN17-A07 linkage group LG2, ARS_RC_1.1, whole genome shotgun sequence genome contains the following:
- the LOC123906550 gene encoding uncharacterized protein LOC123906550, whose amino-acid sequence MKSERGMSGSQVLTSQGADGDRRLICEADPSGSTGSSFIQVETEAMKEEAQVLLASFTYVRCFGVALTKAHNSLLRVLIGELQSKVPALVDRNSEPGETRTRRAVPSKRTKVNMLPINELTWPELARRYILAFLSMDGNLESVEITARESGKLFGCLRGDGGLLSGSLTGVAGMEADALLLEEAMKKIFGSLSRENDVLIIKGRIKAYLLHISDSDNQHMNSIEGQLRPVPVAVESQCTDKSLKSFPSSNHMHQAINGYSGATHIQGNNYQKCEIRDVSTCATYQQGKCIYLSLRKLLPVKVIKHFIAYEAMVVCCAVPLLAWLGYKLMHCCSRRL is encoded by the exons ATGAAATCTGAGAGGGGAATGAGTGGAAGTCAAGTTTTAACTTCACAAGGGGCTGATGGTGATCGCCGACTAATATGTGAAGCTGATCCATCGGGTTCCACAGGAAGTTCTTTTATTCAAGTGGAAACAGAAGCAATGAAAGAGGAAGCCCAAGTTTTGCTCGCATCTTTCACCTATGTCAGATGCTTTGGTGTAGCTTTGACCAAGGCCCATAATTCATTACTAAGAGTGCTAATAGGTGAACTGCAATCAAAGGTGCCTGCTTTGGTGGATCGGAATTCTGAACCCGGAGAAACTCGGACAAGACGTGCAGTTCCTTCTAAACGAACCAAGGTCAATATGCTTCCTATCAATGAATTGACTTGGCCAGAACTAGCTCGTAGATATATCTTGGCTTTCTTATCAATGGATGGTAACCTCGAGTCTGTGGAAATTACTGCCCGTGAAAGTGGTAAACTATTTGGTTGCTTACGAGGCGATGGTGGTTTGCTGAGCGGTTCCCTTACTGGCGTGGCTGGGATGGAAGCTGATGCACTG TTGCTTGAGGAGGCTATGAAGAAGATTTTTGGTTCTTTGAGCAGAGAAAATGATGTACTCATCATAAAAGGGCGGATAAAAGCATATCTGTTACACATTTCAGATTCTGATAACCAACATATGAATTCAATAGAAGGACAACTTAGGCCTGTTCCTGTGGCTGTGGAGTCTCAATGTACAGATAAATCCCTCAAGTCTTTTCCATCGTCAAATCATATGCATCAAGCAATAAATGGCTACAGTGGAGCAACTCATATTCAGGGTAATAACTACCAGAAATGTGAGATAAGGGATGTATCTACTTGTGCAACATACCAGCAAGGAAAATGTATCTACTTGAGTCTGCGGAAATTACTGCCCGTGAAAGTGATAAAGCATTTCATTGCTTACGAGGCGATGGTGGTTTGCTGTGCGGTTCCCTTACTGGCGTGGCTGGGATACAAGCTGATGCACTG TTGCTCGCGGAGGCTATGA